The Rhododendron vialii isolate Sample 1 chromosome 6a, ASM3025357v1 genome includes a window with the following:
- the LOC131329890 gene encoding replication protein A 70 kDa DNA-binding subunit B-like produces MIISLWDHFSDYEALTTTTLPGTFPVALGHRLKTSTYYGLSLATKITSSFILNPQIPENAALQSWCLANAAKIRELPPMATMQALMVKSAAPPLTDAINIINLPTSVEKVQLINVKGIAKLTNFNQRFYYLACSLCNRASNAYEDHELWCNYCFQRVPPLARVKFNIEVSDPTASIEATIFPEIVEQFYGITEANIDTTEPNAPLSPELLDQLAEPKRCNITLKAYMNTYAGISQCKFNVYSMSAIPLPTLDDQQNLQQTLALPPPTPIKNEKSVTASASSHPAKEISGKKRKLN; encoded by the exons ATGATCATATCTCTCTGGGATCACTTCAGCGATTATGAAGCACTCACAACGACAACTTTACCAGGCACATTTCCAGTTGCACTTGGACACAGGCTGAAAACTTCAACATACTACG GTCTTTCCCTTGCCACTAAAATTACCTCATCGTTTATCCTCAATCCACAAATACCAGAAAATGCAGCACTCCAATCCTG GTGCCTTGCCAATGCCGCCAAGATCAGAGAATTACCACCAATGGCAACAATGCAAGCTCTCATGGTCAAATCTGCTGCCCCTCCATTAACTGATGCAATCAACATTATCAACCTTCCTACCTCAGTCGAGAAG GTCCAACTCATTAATGTGAAAGGCATAGCAAAACTTACCAATTTCAATCAACGGTTCTATTATCTTGCTTGCTCACTATGCAACAGAGCATCAAATGCATATGAAGATCATGAACTCTGGTGCAATTACTGTTTCCAACGAGTTCCACCACTAGCAAG GGTTAAGTTCAACATTGAGGTCAGCGATCCAACAGCATCGATCGAGGCAACAATCTTCCCAGAAATTGTTGAGCAATTCTACGGCATTACGGAAGCCAACATAGACACAACTGAACCTAAT GCACCACTCTCGCCGGAGCTCCTTGACCAGCTTGCTGAACCCAAGAGATGCAACATCACACTCAAAGCTTACATGAACACCTATGCTGGAATTTCGCAGTGCAAGTTCAATGTCTATTCAATGTCTGCCATACCACTGCCAACACTGGATGACCAACAAAATCTTCAACAAACACTGGCCCTACCTCCTCCAACACCaatcaaaaacgaaaaaagcgTCACTGCATCAGCATCTTCCCACCCAGCCAAAGAAATTTCAGGCAAAAAACGCAAGCTGAACTGA